One stretch of Streptomyces sp. NBC_00443 DNA includes these proteins:
- a CDS encoding PH domain-containing protein, whose product METGSPENTGTTGDEPVAAEPGWRGLPPGLLRMRRLLLVVWLGLLTIGLGLLLGLLAGPAWAAFAVLPPVLMAWGWVMLGRNWRSWRYAERADDLLISRGVLWREETIVPYGRMQLVEVTSGPVERHFGLASVQLHTAAAATDATIPGLDPAEAERLRDRLTELGEARSAGL is encoded by the coding sequence ATGGAGACGGGGAGCCCGGAGAACACGGGGACTACGGGAGACGAGCCGGTGGCGGCCGAGCCGGGCTGGAGGGGGCTGCCACCGGGCCTGCTGCGCATGCGCCGACTGTTGCTGGTGGTGTGGCTGGGTCTGCTGACGATCGGCCTGGGCCTGCTGCTCGGCCTGCTCGCGGGGCCCGCCTGGGCGGCCTTCGCCGTGCTGCCGCCGGTGCTGATGGCGTGGGGCTGGGTGATGCTCGGCCGCAACTGGCGTTCGTGGCGATACGCCGAGCGCGCCGACGACCTGCTGATCAGCCGGGGCGTGCTGTGGCGCGAGGAGACGATCGTGCCGTACGGCCGGATGCAGCTGGTCGAGGTGACGTCCGGCCCGGTGGAGCGGCACTTCGGCCTGGCCAGCGTGCAACTGCACACGGCGGCAGCCGCGACCGACGCGACCATCCCCGGCCTGGACCCGGCGGAGGCGGAACGCCTGCGCGACCGGCTCACCGAGCTGGGCGAGGCCCGATCGGCGGGGCTGTGA
- a CDS encoding AAA family ATPase: MLLWINGPFGGGKTQTAYEIQRRLPGSVVCDPEHAGFGLRRTLPPELRGDFQDLSSWRQGVVEVLDLALAKHDGVVIAPMTVTDSGYFEETVGRLRELGHDVRHFTLLAERETVLKRLRERGFGHLLQYVAGKNASIGSNAGLRRESWAVQQLDHCLERLREPEFAEHLWTDHSTVPKTADRIAVLAGLRLRPNNEGALRTRLRQARVGIRHIRFD, translated from the coding sequence ATGCTCCTGTGGATCAACGGCCCTTTCGGGGGCGGCAAGACACAGACCGCGTACGAGATCCAGCGCCGCCTGCCCGGCAGCGTGGTCTGCGACCCCGAGCACGCGGGCTTCGGGCTGCGGCGGACGCTGCCGCCCGAACTGCGCGGGGACTTCCAGGACCTGAGCTCCTGGCGGCAGGGCGTCGTCGAGGTCCTCGACCTCGCCCTCGCCAAGCACGACGGTGTGGTGATCGCGCCCATGACGGTCACGGACTCCGGCTACTTCGAGGAGACCGTGGGCCGGCTGCGCGAACTCGGCCATGACGTACGGCACTTCACGCTCCTCGCCGAGCGCGAGACGGTCCTGAAGCGGCTGCGTGAGCGGGGCTTCGGGCACCTCCTCCAGTACGTCGCCGGAAAGAACGCGAGCATCGGGAGCAATGCCGGGCTGCGCCGCGAGAGCTGGGCCGTCCAGCAGCTCGACCACTGCCTGGAGCGGTTGCGGGAGCCGGAGTTCGCCGAGCATCTGTGGACGGACCACTCGACCGTGCCGAAGACGGCGGACCGCATCGCCGTCCTGGCCGGGCTGCGGCTGAGGCCCAACAACGAGGGTGCGCTGCGCACACGGCTGCGCCAGGCGAGGGTCGGGATCAGGCACATCCGCTTCGACTGA
- a CDS encoding NADH-quinone oxidoreductase subunit D, producing MTPTTETMVGIGGAAESTDMVLNIGPQHPSTHGVLRLKLVLDGERIVRAEPVIGYMHRGAEKLFEARDYRQIIMLANRHDWLSAFSNELGVVLAVERMLGMEVPERAVWTRTLLAELNRVLNHLMFLGSYPLELGGITPIFYAFSEREELQHVMEEVSGGRMHYMFNRVGGLKEDLPAGWATRARAAVADVRSRMDRFDDLVLGNEIFRGRTRGVGALTPEAVHAYGVSGPIARASGVDFDLRRDEPYLAYGELGDVLRVVTRDEGDCLARFECLLEQTHVSLDLADACLDRLAELSPGPINQRLPKVLKAPEGHTYAWTENPLGINGYYLVSKGEKTPYRLKLRSASYNNIQALVELLPGTLVADMVAILGSLFFVVGDIDK from the coding sequence ATGACTCCTACGACGGAGACCATGGTCGGTATCGGCGGCGCCGCGGAGAGTACCGACATGGTGCTCAACATCGGCCCCCAGCACCCGTCCACGCATGGCGTGCTGCGCCTCAAGCTCGTGCTCGACGGCGAGCGGATCGTGCGGGCGGAGCCGGTCATCGGGTACATGCACCGGGGCGCGGAGAAGCTTTTCGAGGCCCGCGACTACCGGCAGATCATCATGCTCGCCAACCGCCACGACTGGCTGTCGGCGTTCTCCAACGAGCTGGGTGTCGTCCTCGCCGTGGAGCGCATGCTCGGCATGGAGGTGCCCGAGCGGGCCGTGTGGACCCGGACGCTGCTCGCGGAGCTCAACCGGGTGCTGAACCACCTGATGTTCCTGGGGTCGTATCCGCTGGAGCTGGGCGGGATCACGCCGATCTTCTACGCCTTCTCGGAGCGCGAGGAGCTCCAGCATGTGATGGAGGAGGTCTCCGGCGGGCGTATGCACTACATGTTCAACCGGGTGGGAGGCCTGAAGGAGGACCTGCCGGCCGGGTGGGCCACGCGTGCGCGTGCCGCCGTCGCCGATGTGCGCTCCCGCATGGACCGGTTCGACGATCTTGTGCTGGGCAACGAGATCTTCCGGGGGCGTACGCGGGGCGTGGGCGCCCTCACGCCGGAGGCCGTGCACGCGTACGGCGTGAGCGGGCCGATCGCGCGCGCCTCGGGCGTGGACTTCGATCTGCGGCGCGACGAGCCGTATCTGGCCTATGGCGAGCTGGGGGACGTGCTGCGGGTGGTGACGCGGGACGAGGGCGACTGCCTTGCTCGTTTCGAGTGCCTGCTGGAGCAGACCCACGTCTCCCTCGACCTGGCGGACGCCTGCCTGGACCGGCTCGCCGAGCTGTCGCCCGGGCCGATCAATCAGCGTCTCCCCAAGGTGCTGAAGGCGCCCGAGGGGCACACGTACGCATGGACCGAGAACCCGCTCGGCATCAACGGCTACTACCTCGTCAGCAAGGGCGAGAAGACGCCGTACCGGCTGAAGCTGCGCTCGGCCTCGTACAACAACATCCAGGCGCTGGTCGAGCTGCTGCCGGGGACGCTGGTCGCGGACATGGTGGCGATCCTGGGGTCGCTGTTCTTCGTGGTGGGGGACATCGACAAGTAG
- a CDS encoding sensor histidine kinase, which yields MQRLYDFLRRHPTWVDSFWAVLLFGISVLSVAVREEGGQDLPGTSSEAIIVPVLLLLGLVIALRRRMPEKMLVLAIVVGLAQLVLNVAPTPVNFAFLVITYTVAATGARWASRLALGTGLCAAPLAQTRWPEQDSSVLGNVALVIFLAVPFALAWVLGDSIRTRRAYYEQLEERATRLEKEREAQSKVAVAAERARIARELHDVVAHNVSVMVVQADGAAYVLDSAPDQAKKALETISSTGRQALAEMRRLLGVLRTGEHQESGEYVPQPDVEQIDDLIQQCRSSGLPVDFKVEGTPRPLPSGVELTAYRIVQEALTNTRKHGGPNTGASVRLVYFDDGLGLLVEDDGKGAPHELYEDGGADGSGHGLIGMRERVGMVGGTLDAGPRPGGGFRISALLPLKPAH from the coding sequence GTGCAGCGCCTCTATGACTTCCTCCGCAGGCACCCGACATGGGTCGACAGCTTCTGGGCCGTCCTCCTCTTCGGGATCTCTGTGCTGAGCGTCGCCGTCCGCGAGGAGGGCGGGCAGGACCTGCCGGGCACCTCCTCCGAGGCGATCATCGTCCCGGTCCTCCTCCTGCTGGGCCTGGTGATCGCGCTGCGCCGGCGCATGCCGGAGAAGATGCTGGTGCTGGCCATCGTCGTAGGGCTGGCGCAACTGGTCCTGAACGTGGCGCCGACGCCGGTCAACTTCGCCTTCCTGGTGATCACCTACACCGTGGCCGCGACCGGCGCCCGCTGGGCGTCCCGGCTCGCGCTAGGCACCGGCCTGTGTGCGGCGCCCTTGGCACAGACGCGCTGGCCCGAGCAGGACTCCAGCGTTCTGGGCAATGTGGCCCTGGTGATCTTCCTGGCGGTGCCGTTCGCCCTGGCCTGGGTGCTCGGCGACTCGATCCGTACCCGTCGCGCCTACTACGAGCAGCTCGAGGAACGCGCGACCCGGCTCGAAAAGGAGCGCGAGGCGCAGTCCAAGGTCGCGGTCGCCGCCGAACGCGCCCGGATCGCGCGCGAGCTGCACGACGTCGTCGCGCACAACGTCTCCGTGATGGTCGTGCAGGCCGACGGCGCCGCCTACGTCCTCGACTCCGCCCCGGACCAGGCCAAGAAGGCCCTGGAGACCATCTCCTCCACCGGCCGCCAGGCCCTCGCCGAGATGCGCCGCCTGCTCGGGGTACTGCGCACCGGCGAGCACCAGGAGAGCGGCGAGTACGTCCCGCAGCCCGACGTCGAGCAGATCGACGACCTCATCCAGCAGTGCCGCAGCTCCGGCCTGCCGGTCGACTTCAAGGTCGAGGGCACCCCGCGCCCGCTGCCCAGCGGCGTCGAGCTGACGGCGTACCGCATCGTGCAGGAGGCCCTGACCAACACGCGCAAGCACGGCGGGCCGAACACGGGCGCCAGCGTGCGCCTGGTCTACTTCGACGACGGGCTCGGCCTGCTCGTCGAGGACGACGGCAAGGGCGCCCCGCACGAGCTGTACGAGGACGGCGGCGCCGACGGCAGCGGCCACGGCCTGATCGGTATGCGCGAGAGGGTCGGCATGGTGGGCGGCACCCTGGACGCGGGGCCGCGCCCGGGCGGAGGATTCCGCATCAGTGCGCTGCTGCCGCTCAAACCAGCACACTGA
- a CDS encoding response regulator transcription factor — MTIRVMLVDDQVLLRTGFRMVLAAQPDMEVVAEAGDGVEALQVLRSTPVDVVLMDVRMPKLDGVETTRRICSDPEPPKVLILTTFDLDEYAFSGLKAGASGFMLKDVPPGELLAAIRAVHSGDAVVAPSTTRRLLDRFAPMLPSSGNEPKHKELERLTDREREVMVLVAQGLSNGEIAARLVLSEATVKTHVGRILTKLGLRDRVQVVVLAYETGLVRAGGHG, encoded by the coding sequence ATGACGATCCGCGTGATGCTCGTCGACGACCAGGTGCTGCTGCGCACCGGGTTCCGGATGGTGCTTGCGGCCCAGCCGGACATGGAGGTCGTCGCGGAGGCGGGAGACGGCGTCGAGGCCCTCCAGGTGCTGCGCTCGACCCCGGTCGACGTCGTGCTGATGGACGTGCGCATGCCGAAGCTGGACGGCGTGGAGACCACCCGCCGCATCTGCTCGGACCCCGAGCCGCCCAAGGTGCTGATCCTGACCACCTTCGACCTCGACGAGTACGCCTTCTCCGGGCTGAAGGCGGGCGCCTCCGGCTTCATGCTCAAGGACGTACCGCCCGGCGAACTCCTTGCCGCCATCCGCGCGGTGCACAGCGGCGACGCGGTGGTCGCCCCGTCGACGACCCGGCGCCTGCTGGACCGTTTCGCGCCCATGCTGCCCTCCAGCGGCAACGAGCCCAAGCACAAGGAGCTGGAGCGGCTCACCGACCGCGAGCGCGAGGTCATGGTGCTGGTCGCCCAGGGCCTGTCCAACGGCGAGATCGCGGCCCGGCTGGTCCTGTCCGAGGCGACCGTGAAGACGCACGTCGGCCGCATCCTGACCAAGCTGGGGCTCAGAGACCGGGTGCAGGTCGTCGTCCTCGCATACGAGACGGGCCTGGTGCGGGCCGGCGGGCACGGCTGA
- a CDS encoding DUF5937 family protein — translation MSVTIDIAELRPERVAVVPSPLAELGMALHALSEPGHHPGLQGWVTGVTARLDSHLADRMCEADFLWRSTFSDLFLPFAGIPGRSALPGATLAEELDQLDKLTDEQFVDASLEFTCALPYSTRGPDALSDAGVRRRALDLAAARGPPQMRFSERLLFDPPRIRAWLRQFLQDCDEAFFADTWSRLRHQLTADARHKTDLLRHKGLAEALAAVSPAVTLDEAAARITVDKLGNGRTATGDGGLLLVPTSLGWPHLMVLHRYAWQPVLHYPVGSPELAAPPTVEQLALRMTALSHPVRMRICRNLARSAYTTGELAQAHGVTAPEISRHLGVLKKAGLITTRRRGRYVLHQLDVTVVARLGSDFLEGILR, via the coding sequence ATGAGCGTGACCATCGACATCGCGGAGCTGCGGCCGGAGAGGGTCGCCGTCGTGCCCTCACCCCTGGCCGAGCTCGGCATGGCGCTGCACGCGCTGTCGGAGCCGGGGCACCACCCGGGCCTGCAGGGCTGGGTGACGGGCGTGACGGCCCGGTTGGACTCGCACCTGGCCGACCGGATGTGCGAGGCCGACTTCCTGTGGCGGTCGACGTTCTCCGACCTCTTCCTGCCCTTCGCCGGCATCCCGGGCCGCAGCGCCCTCCCGGGCGCCACACTGGCGGAGGAGCTGGACCAGCTGGACAAGCTGACGGACGAGCAGTTCGTGGACGCGTCCCTGGAGTTCACCTGCGCTCTGCCGTACAGCACGCGCGGGCCCGACGCGCTCTCCGACGCCGGCGTGCGGCGGCGCGCCCTGGACCTCGCCGCCGCGCGCGGGCCGCCGCAGATGCGGTTCAGCGAGCGGCTGCTGTTCGATCCGCCGCGCATCCGTGCCTGGCTGCGGCAGTTCCTCCAGGACTGCGACGAGGCCTTCTTCGCCGACACCTGGTCCCGGCTGCGCCACCAGCTCACGGCGGACGCCCGCCACAAGACGGACCTCCTGCGGCACAAGGGCCTGGCGGAGGCGCTGGCCGCGGTGTCCCCGGCGGTCACTCTCGACGAGGCCGCCGCGCGGATCACGGTCGACAAGCTGGGCAATGGCCGTACGGCCACGGGGGACGGCGGTCTCCTCCTCGTCCCGACGAGCCTGGGCTGGCCGCACCTGATGGTCCTGCACCGCTACGCCTGGCAGCCGGTGCTGCACTACCCGGTCGGCTCCCCGGAGCTCGCCGCCCCGCCCACGGTCGAGCAGCTGGCTCTGCGGATGACCGCGCTCTCCCACCCCGTGCGCATGCGCATCTGCCGCAATCTCGCCCGCAGCGCGTACACCACGGGCGAGCTGGCGCAGGCGCACGGCGTGACGGCGCCGGAGATATCCCGGCACCTGGGTGTGCTGAAGAAGGCGGGCCTGATCACCACCCGTCGCCGGGGGCGGTACGTCCTGCACCAGCTGGACGTGACGGTGGTGGCCCGGCTGGGCAGCGACTTCCTGGAGGGGATCCTGCGCTGA
- a CDS encoding threonine aldolase family protein — protein sequence MGDTAEQRGRRAGAERDEEASGEQLSGGRVSDDERRKRRRERRIAAYRGAQRVLARPGFLGTLRERLALLDEARALDLHDLDEPSDLYGDGIVEALEEKTAGLLGTEAAAFFPTGTMAQQVALRCWAGRTGNPTVALHPLAHPEVHERNAFSQVSGLRPVHVTGEPRLPTAAEVREFDEPFGTLMLELPLRDAGFVLPAWEELTEVVEAARERDAVVHFDGARLWESTVHFGRPLDEIAGLADSVYVSFYKSLDGFGGAALAGPKTLVDEAKAWRHRYGGTVFQQFPTALSALAGLERELPRLPEYVAHARVVAAALREGFAAAGVPWLRVHPEPPHTNEFQVWLPYDADVLAEAAIRQAEETQTVLFAQGWEAKGPGLACTELYVRAAGLEWTAEDVKAAVAQFAARLAEEAGVEVSP from the coding sequence GGCGGAGCGGGACGAGGAGGCGTCCGGCGAGCAATTGTCGGGCGGGCGGGTGTCGGACGACGAGCGGCGCAAGCGGCGCCGAGAACGGCGCATCGCCGCCTACCGCGGCGCGCAGCGCGTGCTCGCGCGCCCCGGCTTCCTCGGCACCCTGCGCGAGCGCTTGGCCCTGCTGGACGAGGCGCGTGCGCTGGATCTGCACGACCTGGACGAGCCGTCCGACCTCTACGGCGACGGCATCGTCGAGGCACTGGAGGAGAAGACCGCCGGGCTGCTCGGCACCGAGGCCGCCGCGTTCTTCCCTACGGGCACGATGGCCCAGCAGGTGGCCCTGCGCTGCTGGGCGGGCCGTACCGGCAACCCGACCGTCGCCCTCCATCCGCTGGCCCACCCCGAGGTGCATGAGCGGAACGCGTTCAGTCAGGTCAGCGGGTTGCGCCCGGTCCACGTGACGGGCGAGCCGCGGCTGCCGACCGCGGCCGAGGTACGCGAGTTCGACGAGCCCTTCGGGACGCTGATGCTCGAACTGCCCCTCAGGGACGCCGGTTTCGTGCTGCCCGCGTGGGAGGAGCTCACGGAGGTGGTGGAGGCGGCGCGGGAGCGCGATGCGGTGGTGCACTTCGACGGCGCGCGTCTGTGGGAGTCCACCGTCCACTTCGGCCGCCCGCTGGACGAGATCGCGGGCCTGGCCGACAGCGTGTACGTGTCGTTCTACAAGTCCCTCGACGGCTTCGGCGGCGCGGCCCTGGCCGGTCCGAAGACGCTGGTGGACGAGGCGAAGGCCTGGCGGCACCGCTATGGCGGCACGGTGTTCCAGCAGTTCCCCACCGCGCTGTCGGCGCTCGCCGGCCTGGAGCGGGAGCTGCCCCGGCTGCCCGAGTACGTGGCCCACGCGCGCGTGGTGGCCGCCGCGCTGCGTGAGGGGTTCGCGGCGGCCGGGGTGCCGTGGCTGCGGGTGCACCCCGAGCCGCCGCACACCAACGAGTTCCAGGTCTGGCTGCCGTACGACGCCGACGTCCTCGCGGAGGCCGCGATCCGGCAGGCCGAGGAGACGCAGACCGTCCTGTTCGCCCAGGGCTGGGAGGCCAAGGGGCCAGGGCTGGCCTGCACCGAGCTCTACGTGCGGGCTGCCGGACTGGAGTGGACGGCCGAGGACGTGAAGGCGGCGGTCGCCCAGTTCGCGGCCCGGCTGGCCGAGGAGGCCGGCGTGGAGGTCAGCCCGTAG